The DNA region cgcttCCAAAAGCGCAAAGGATCAATCTACGCCGTCCCCGGCTCCCGCGACGGTCACGTCGACTCCAACTACGCCCACAAGTTCCACGAGCTCCACGCCGAAAAAGGCTACACTGGGTTTGGCACGCCGAATTACAACcaaaccacaaccacaaagAAACAGTAGGaattttcttcttttgttgggttggagacGGTAAAAGGGGCGTTGGTGGGGGGTACTTCTTGGCTTTTTGGGAATAGCAACAACAATGCAGTGACTGGGGAGAGAACAGGGTTGGATGAACAGTGGGAGATGGCGCATGGGGATATTCGGATGGTGGACAGGGAGGATgtgagaagggggaagaTGTCTTGCTGATGTGTTAAGGGGGGAGGTTTAAGTTTGTCAGGTGTTGATTGGAGTTTTCGTGGGAATTATGGAACATTGGGAGGGCAGAATGAGATGAATACCTAGCAAtatgattttttttttcctttgaAAGAGATGAATATgctgtgttgtgtgtgtgcaaACTTGTGTTTTCCTCCACGATGAGATCCCAGATCCTGTcgagaaaagaagaggttggtaggtaggtaagtaaTAAATAACACATCTGTCAAGGtaaaaagacaaaaagaaaTGGTTTTGTTTGTAACTTTGCCTTGTTTtgtcctccttccccccaaaaacaaatAACATGACGAGAAAATATTTGAGAGAGAAAATACGAGAGTGATGaccacaaaagaaacaagaaaagaaaaaaacgccCAGCTTTGATGTGTCGGCAACCCAATGCAATCTAAATAACATACAGGTTAaaagcaagaagaagaaaaagaaaaagaggttATTTCATTCCATATCATCAAGCTCGATAGCATCCGGGTTTGCCACCTCGACCACCTTGGGAGCAACCACACTCCCCTTGATCCCCTCGCTCGCCGCAACAAATCCCGCCGGGGCACGAGCCTGCCGTTCCAGCTGCTCCATCGCGTCCGCCACCTCCTgatcaacctctcctcctccttcgccgTTCTTGGCCTGCTGTGCTCTCGCCAGCGCCTGCGAGGCAATAAAGTTGACATCGGTGTTGTACTGCGCCTGCACCGACCGCTTGATCCGCAGCATCTCCTTGAACGTGTCCTCATTGCCATGTTGCACCTCAAACTGCTCCCATTTTTGCCAAAACCCCGGGTTTGTCCTGGGATCGCAAAACTGGGATCCATGGCCGTAGATGGCCCTTGCACGGTCGATTTCCCCAAGACGTTTTTCCATGTCCGCGAATTTGAGGCACATGTCCTTTGCTTCGTTgtcggggagggtggcgaTGGCGCGCTCGTAAATAGGGCGCGTGGATGGGAGACCGAAATTAGAGGCCGACTTGGTAATATAGAAATTAAACATGTCCGCCCTGTCCTCGTCCGACACGGCACGCGTTGCCCGCTCATAAATGCGCATCGCGTGCCGGGCTAGACCGCGCTCCTCTTCCAGGTTGCCGTACATGAGGTAGATCACCTTGGCGAACTTGGCCGGGCAGTCTTCAACGGCTTGTTCAAAGAGATCTCTCAGACGCTCGATGCTGATCTTGCGGTCGACGGCCTTGGTTAGGTAGAGATTCCATAGCTCAAAGGCTACGGGGTAAGAGAAGAGATCAAGGCCGCGCTCGTAGATCTTGAAAGACTCTTCAAAGTACTTGTGCTCCTCGAGTAGGTTGGCGTAGTTGACCACAGTCTGGGGCGTGGCGATGCGGAGCTCGAATATTCTTTCGTAAATCTTCTTGGTTTCCTCCAGGGTGCTGACGCTCTCGACGAGGTCGACGTAGAACGACCACAGCTTCCAGCTCTTGTGTACTCGCTGTTGGGGAGATAATGTCTCGTCAAAGTAGTCGACATTGGATCTCTTCGGAGCTTGGACAGCTTTGGCCATGATCCGGACGGCATCGTCAAAGTTCTCGTTGCGGAGTTCCATCTCTGCCCACTCGATCCACATGTCGGCTAGCTCAGCTACCGACTTGAAGGGCACCTTGACCGCCTTTTCCATGATAGTCCTCGCGCTCCGGATATCCCCTCCGTTTTCGTAGAATTTGGCATAGTTAG from Podospora pseudopauciseta strain CBS 411.78 chromosome 6, whole genome shotgun sequence includes:
- a CDS encoding hypothetical protein (EggNog:ENOG503P9Q4), which codes for MADSRNPSTASNTSPTTTNFPISPSPTSPRRDRRDSDEWDASKVPPSRFQKRKGSIYAVPGSRDGHVDSNYAHKFHELHAEKGYTGFGTPNYNQTTTTKKQ
- the SYF1 gene encoding pre-mRNA-splicing factor syf1 (COG:A; BUSCO:EOG09261XNU; EggNog:ENOG503NU3E), translating into MALALSSGRQPDLALVSDDDYPYEQDIQRNPGSTKPWLAYIDYKIQHGTLREQAYVMERACIQLPRSYKLWKMYLRFRTKHVAKLNAAIFTSEYQKVNALFERALILLNKMPRIWEMYLKFLMQQPLVTLTRHTFDRALRALPITQHNRIWALYRPFANSAEGLTAVKIWRRYTQVHPEDAEDFIELLIQSELYTEAVKRYIDILNNPRFQSKNGKGHYELWSEMVDLLVEHAVDIETGHETGIDVERIIRSGIERFADQRGKLWCGLATYWIRRGSFERARDVFEEGITTVMTVRDFTLIFDSYTEFEESVIGALMEMASGRAEKGVVDEVADFDLDIRMMRFEHLMDRRPFLLNDVLLRQNPNNVTEWEKRVALWGDNKQEVVQTYTDAIAAIQPKKAVGAFHQLWANYAKFYENGGDIRSARTIMEKAVKVPFKSVAELADMWIEWAEMELRNENFDDAVRIMAKAVQAPKRSNVDYFDETLSPQQRVHKSWKLWSFYVDLVESVSTLEETKKIYERIFELRIATPQTVVNYANLLEEHKYFEESFKIYERGLDLFSYPVAFELWNLYLTKAVDRKISIERLRDLFEQAVEDCPAKFAKVIYLMYGNLEEERGLARHAMRIYERATRAVSDEDRADMFNFYITKSASNFGLPSTRPIYERAIATLPDNEAKDMCLKFADMEKRLGEIDRARAIYGHGSQFCDPRTNPGFWQKWEQFEVQHGNEDTFKEMLRIKRSVQAQYNTDVNFIASQALARAQQAKNGEGGGEVDQEVADAMEQLERQARAPAGFVAASEGIKGSVVAPKVVEVANPDAIELDDME